A portion of the Novosphingobium sp. KA1 genome contains these proteins:
- a CDS encoding succinylglutamate-semialdehyde dehydrogenase yields MDGAVATKASPAPLPPLRAASDRIAAPAANEALIVSYEPATGAELWRGKPCDVNEVVDRARRAWPEWAAQPLSTRMELLRRFANEVRKEAENLAVLIAREVGKPLWEAHSEVESVVAKVEVSIRAYAERTSQRKLDSALQGAMAVRHKPHGVLLVLGPYNFPAHLPNAHIVPALIAGNAVVFKPSEKAPATGELLARCFHRAGIPAGVVQLAIGGPLEGQALVASDGVDGVLFTGSANTGISINRRLATRPDKMVALEMGGNNPIVLWDTPKLTDAAALVVQSAFASAGQRCTAARRLIVKASLHDAMMAEIKALADRIIVGAPFDEPAPFMGPVIDNAAADGLAESFLYLLSNGGKAIKHLVRPDESLPFLSPAIIDTTALKDRPDVELFGPILQVIRVDDFDEAIAEANNTRFGLAASLIGGTPQDYNRFWAHARAGIINWNRATTGPSHAAPMGGIGLSGNHRPSGYYAADYCAYPVASGEMEQPRAVIGVGLK; encoded by the coding sequence ATGGACGGTGCAGTCGCAACCAAGGCCTCTCCGGCCCCTCTTCCGCCCCTCCGGGCCGCCAGCGATCGGATAGCCGCGCCTGCGGCAAACGAGGCGCTGATCGTGTCGTACGAACCTGCCACCGGGGCCGAACTCTGGCGCGGCAAGCCGTGTGACGTCAACGAGGTGGTTGATCGTGCCCGCCGCGCCTGGCCCGAATGGGCGGCGCAGCCGCTCTCGACCCGCATGGAACTGCTGCGCCGCTTCGCCAATGAAGTGCGCAAGGAAGCCGAAAACCTGGCCGTGCTGATCGCCCGCGAAGTGGGCAAGCCCTTGTGGGAGGCGCACAGCGAGGTCGAATCGGTGGTCGCCAAGGTCGAAGTCTCGATCCGCGCCTATGCCGAGCGCACCAGCCAGCGCAAACTCGACAGCGCCCTGCAAGGCGCGATGGCGGTCCGCCACAAGCCGCACGGCGTGCTGCTGGTGCTTGGCCCCTACAATTTCCCGGCGCACTTGCCCAATGCCCATATCGTGCCCGCGCTCATCGCCGGCAACGCGGTGGTGTTCAAGCCGAGCGAGAAAGCCCCGGCGACCGGCGAACTGCTGGCGCGCTGCTTTCACCGCGCCGGCATTCCCGCCGGCGTCGTGCAGCTTGCCATCGGCGGGCCGCTGGAAGGGCAGGCCCTCGTCGCGAGCGACGGTGTCGACGGCGTGCTGTTCACCGGCTCGGCCAATACCGGCATCTCGATCAACCGGCGCCTTGCCACCCGTCCGGACAAGATGGTCGCGCTGGAAATGGGCGGCAACAACCCGATCGTGCTCTGGGACACCCCCAAGCTCACCGACGCCGCCGCGCTGGTGGTGCAGTCAGCTTTCGCCAGCGCCGGCCAGCGCTGCACGGCAGCCCGGCGGCTGATCGTGAAGGCCTCGCTCCACGACGCGATGATGGCCGAGATCAAGGCCCTGGCCGACCGCATCATCGTCGGCGCCCCGTTCGACGAGCCCGCCCCGTTCATGGGCCCGGTGATCGACAATGCCGCCGCCGACGGCCTTGCCGAAAGTTTCCTCTACCTGCTCAGCAACGGCGGGAAGGCGATCAAGCATCTGGTCCGCCCGGACGAGAGCCTGCCCTTCCTGAGCCCCGCGATCATCGACACCACCGCGCTGAAGGACCGCCCGGACGTCGAACTGTTCGGGCCGATCCTGCAGGTTATCCGGGTCGACGATTTCGACGAGGCAATCGCGGAGGCCAACAACACCCGCTTCGGCCTCGCCGCCTCGCTGATCGGCGGCACCCCGCAGGACTACAACCGCTTCTGGGCCCATGCCCGCGCCGGAATCATCAACTGGAACCGCGCCACCACCGGCCCCAGCCATGCCGCGCCGATGGGCGGCATCGGCCTTTCCGGCAACCACCGGCCAAGCGGCTACTACGCCGCCGATTACTGCGCCTATCCGGTCGCCTCGGGCGAGATGGAACAGCCGCGCGCGGTGATCGGGGTTGGGTTGAAATAG
- a CDS encoding nitroreductase family protein: protein MTGRIANPKVEKLIVDRWSPRAFDGSEIPQEDLDVIFEAGGWAPSAYNVQPWTFLYARKGDANWDLFLAQLIEFNQGWAKDASALVFVVSDSQMRSDKGNSTNHSHSFDAGAAWALAALQAQALGYHTHGMTGLKFGEAEAALGIPADHRLEAAFAIGKIGDKSSLPEFLQEREVASSRKPVAEIAKAGTFA from the coding sequence ATGACCGGACGCATTGCCAATCCCAAGGTCGAGAAGCTGATCGTCGATCGCTGGTCGCCGCGCGCCTTCGATGGCAGCGAGATCCCGCAGGAAGACCTCGACGTGATCTTCGAAGCCGGTGGCTGGGCGCCTTCGGCCTATAACGTGCAGCCCTGGACCTTCCTCTATGCGAGGAAGGGCGATGCAAACTGGGACCTGTTCCTCGCGCAACTGATCGAGTTCAACCAGGGCTGGGCGAAGGATGCCTCGGCGCTCGTGTTTGTCGTCTCGGACAGCCAGATGCGTTCGGACAAGGGTAACTCGACCAACCACAGCCACAGTTTCGATGCCGGTGCGGCCTGGGCGCTGGCGGCACTGCAGGCGCAGGCACTCGGCTACCACACCCATGGCATGACCGGCCTGAAGTTCGGTGAAGCCGAAGCGGCGCTGGGCATCCCGGCCGATCACCGGCTCGAGGCCGCCTTTGCCATCGGCAAGATCGGCGACAAGTCGAGCCTGCCCGAATTCCTGCAGGAGCGTGAAGTGGCCAGCAGCCGCAAGCCGGTGGCCGAGATCGCCAAGGCCGGCACTTTTGCCTGA
- a CDS encoding alpha/beta fold hydrolase: protein MTGYEDRFWQSRDGLKLHFRDYAAPEGAAGVPVVCLPGLTRNARDFERLAPRLAQDRRVICPDMRGRGDSEYARDSQSYNPVQYGEDLLALLEQEGIERFAAIGTSLGGLMLMGLALMIPERLAAAVINDVGPYLEPEGMERIKDYVGQGRSFPTWVHAARGIEGALGHAYPGRTLDFWIGLAKRLMMLSGNGRMVFDYDMKIAEPFNAYDVDTQPDLWPAWEALGGDNRPVLVLRGELSDLLSAATLDKMLRRQPGAEAVTVPAVGHAPTLDEPEAVEAITALLARVA, encoded by the coding sequence ATGACGGGTTATGAAGATCGGTTCTGGCAGAGCCGCGACGGTTTGAAGCTGCATTTTCGCGATTACGCCGCTCCGGAAGGGGCTGCGGGCGTGCCGGTGGTCTGCCTGCCGGGGCTGACCCGCAATGCCCGCGATTTCGAGCGTCTGGCCCCGCGCCTGGCGCAGGACCGCCGCGTGATCTGTCCCGACATGCGCGGGCGCGGGGACAGCGAATATGCCCGCGATTCGCAGAGCTACAATCCGGTGCAGTACGGCGAGGACCTGCTGGCGCTGCTGGAACAGGAAGGGATCGAGCGGTTTGCCGCGATCGGCACGTCGCTGGGCGGGCTGATGCTCATGGGGCTTGCCCTGATGATCCCCGAACGGCTGGCCGCTGCGGTGATCAACGATGTCGGCCCCTATCTCGAGCCGGAAGGGATGGAGCGGATCAAGGACTATGTCGGGCAGGGGCGCAGTTTCCCGACCTGGGTCCATGCCGCGCGCGGGATCGAGGGCGCATTGGGCCACGCCTACCCCGGCCGTACGCTCGATTTCTGGATCGGCCTTGCCAAGCGGCTGATGATGCTTTCGGGCAATGGCCGCATGGTCTTCGACTATGACATGAAGATCGCCGAGCCGTTCAATGCCTACGATGTCGACACCCAGCCGGACCTCTGGCCCGCGTGGGAGGCATTGGGGGGCGACAATCGGCCGGTGCTGGTGCTGCGCGGCGAGCTGTCCGACCTGCTGTCGGCGGCGACGCTGGACAAGATGCTGCGCCGCCAGCCCGGGGCCGAGGCGGTGACGGTGCCTGCCGTCGGCCATGCGCCGACGCTCGACGAACCCGAGGCGGTGGAGGCGATCACGGCCCTGCTGGCCCGTGTTGCCTGA
- a CDS encoding glycine zipper 2TM domain-containing protein, which translates to MRVLTKATALAVATVSLAGAMPALAAPTFHASSEFVAPGQEVNAHSRDRYGRGDYRRGYGYRSDYRDGYRGEPVYRNTRVWRGDNGRYYCRRQNGTTGLLIGGAAGALLGREVDNRGDRTLGTVLGAVGGALVGREIDRGGSSCR; encoded by the coding sequence ATGCGCGTACTGACCAAGGCCACTGCCCTTGCCGTCGCGACCGTCTCGCTGGCGGGTGCGATGCCGGCTCTGGCGGCTCCGACGTTTCATGCCAGCAGCGAATTCGTGGCGCCTGGGCAGGAAGTCAATGCCCACAGCCGCGACCGTTACGGGCGCGGAGACTACCGCCGCGGTTATGGCTATCGCAGCGACTACCGTGACGGTTATCGCGGCGAGCCGGTCTATCGCAACACCCGCGTGTGGCGCGGTGACAATGGCCGCTATTACTGCCGCCGCCAGAACGGCACCACCGGCCTCCTGATCGGCGGTGCGGCAGGTGCCCTGCTGGGCCGCGAGGTCGACAACCGGGGTGACCGGACGCTCGGCACCGTGCTTGGCGCCGTAGGCGGCGCTCTGGTCGGCCGCGAGATCGACCGTGGCGGCTCGTCCTGCCGCTAA
- a CDS encoding glycosyltransferase family 4 protein: MRILHLHSSFAAGGKELRAVRLMNAFGRVAAHEVVSAQPGAMGAAVVIDPALDVGFPQAFPSLQGRPTPARLWQLAQAMQGHDLVLTYNWGAMDAVLAHRLYGGLLQLPPLVHHEDGFNEDEADGLKTARNLYRRIALARASALVVPSRRLEGIARAAWHQPARRLHFIPNGIDCGAFIERPRPDVLPGIVKGEGERWLGTLAGLRPVKDLPRLVRAFAPLPQPWKLVILGEGPERGAILAEAERLGLAGRVHLPGFVADPSHAVGLFDLFALSSKSEQFPISVVEAMAAGLPVAAPAVGDVPDMVAAENRPYIAAGGDEAGLADALVTLAQDPALRARIGAANRARAQAEYEEAAMIAAYRHVYGQAMGREIPS; this comes from the coding sequence TTGCGCATCCTGCACCTCCATTCGAGCTTTGCGGCGGGCGGCAAGGAACTGCGCGCGGTGCGGCTGATGAACGCCTTCGGGCGCGTGGCCGCGCACGAGGTGGTCTCGGCGCAGCCGGGCGCGATGGGCGCGGCGGTGGTGATCGACCCGGCGCTCGACGTCGGCTTCCCGCAGGCCTTCCCCAGCCTGCAGGGGCGTCCCACGCCCGCGCGGCTGTGGCAGCTGGCGCAGGCGATGCAGGGCCATGACCTCGTGCTGACCTACAACTGGGGCGCGATGGACGCGGTTCTGGCGCACCGGCTCTATGGCGGTCTGCTGCAATTGCCCCCGCTGGTCCATCACGAGGACGGCTTCAACGAGGACGAGGCGGACGGGCTCAAGACCGCGCGCAATCTCTATCGCCGGATCGCGCTGGCGCGCGCCTCGGCGCTGGTCGTGCCCTCGCGGCGGCTGGAGGGAATCGCGCGGGCGGCCTGGCATCAGCCGGCGCGGCGGCTGCATTTCATTCCCAACGGCATCGACTGCGGCGCCTTCATCGAGCGCCCCCGTCCGGACGTGCTGCCCGGCATCGTCAAAGGCGAGGGCGAGCGCTGGCTGGGCACGCTGGCAGGGCTGCGTCCGGTCAAGGACCTGCCGCGGCTGGTGCGGGCCTTTGCGCCCCTGCCGCAACCGTGGAAGCTGGTGATTCTCGGCGAGGGGCCCGAACGCGGGGCGATTCTGGCCGAAGCCGAGCGACTGGGGCTGGCCGGGCGCGTCCACCTGCCGGGCTTCGTGGCCGATCCCTCGCATGCGGTGGGGTTGTTCGATCTTTTTGCGCTGTCCTCGAAAAGCGAGCAGTTTCCGATCTCGGTCGTCGAGGCGATGGCGGCGGGCTTGCCGGTGGCCGCGCCTGCGGTGGGCGATGTGCCGGACATGGTCGCGGCCGAGAACCGCCCCTACATCGCGGCGGGCGGAGATGAAGCGGGCCTTGCCGATGCCCTCGTCACGCTGGCGCAGGATCCGGCCCTGCGCGCCCGGATCGGCGCGGCCAACCGCGCGCGGGCCCAGGCCGAATACGAGGAAGCCGCCATGATCGCGGCCTACCGGCACGTCTACGGGCAGGCGATGGGGCGGGAAATCCCGTCATGA
- a CDS encoding protein adenylyltransferase SelO family protein — protein MRSEPQASAYRPAPRIETIAGWLASPVDAAQFPNHILRFRNDRWARTVGLDGFDEAQWLSHFGRFEPLPGNLPQPLALRYHGHQFRVYNPNIGDGRGFLFAQMLDGEERVLDLGTKGSGQTPYSRDGDGRLTLKGAVREILATEMLEALGVYTSKTFSVVETGEALWRGDEPSPTRSAALVRLSHGHVRIGSFQRLLALDDAEHMAALVDYCLATFPGPLPPENVPGRDEPAVVLLHQVVERMADTAAAWMVAGFVHGVLNSDNINISGESFDYGPWRWLPRWDPAFTAAYFDHSGLYAFGRQPEAVLWDCGQLAVALRLLADTAPLVAALDRFAPLYQQAMARRFCWRLGVEQGDHAADVALIQAAEKAMAASGEAPEMFYFRHRGARPGGNEAFDALLAGRCPAAAADDPFWQQDGPPSTLIDEVERVWSAIDDSDDWTALHTKVAAIRELGRLLGPAPKPAGHVSLGSS, from the coding sequence ATGCGAAGCGAACCGCAAGCGAGTGCCTACCGCCCTGCCCCCCGAATCGAGACAATTGCCGGCTGGCTTGCCAGTCCGGTCGATGCCGCACAATTTCCCAATCATATCCTGCGCTTCCGCAACGACCGCTGGGCCCGGACAGTGGGCCTCGACGGGTTCGACGAGGCCCAGTGGCTGTCCCATTTCGGACGCTTCGAGCCGCTGCCCGGCAACCTGCCGCAGCCGCTGGCGCTGCGCTACCACGGCCACCAGTTCCGGGTGTACAACCCCAATATCGGCGACGGTCGCGGCTTCCTCTTTGCGCAGATGCTCGATGGCGAGGAGCGCGTGCTGGACCTCGGCACCAAGGGCTCGGGCCAGACGCCCTACAGCCGCGACGGCGACGGGCGGCTGACCCTGAAGGGCGCGGTGCGCGAGATCCTCGCCACCGAAATGCTGGAGGCCCTCGGCGTCTACACCAGCAAGACCTTCTCCGTGGTCGAGACCGGCGAGGCGCTTTGGCGGGGCGACGAACCTTCGCCGACGCGTTCGGCGGCTCTGGTGCGTCTCAGTCACGGCCACGTGCGGATAGGTAGCTTTCAGCGCCTGCTGGCACTGGACGATGCCGAGCATATGGCCGCGCTGGTCGACTATTGCCTGGCCACTTTCCCCGGCCCGCTCCCTCCCGAAAACGTTCCCGGCCGCGATGAGCCCGCGGTGGTCCTGCTCCACCAGGTGGTCGAACGCATGGCCGACACCGCAGCGGCCTGGATGGTCGCCGGCTTTGTCCACGGCGTGCTCAACAGCGACAACATCAACATCTCGGGCGAGAGTTTCGACTACGGCCCCTGGCGCTGGTTGCCGCGCTGGGATCCGGCCTTTACCGCGGCCTATTTCGACCATTCCGGCCTCTACGCCTTCGGCCGCCAGCCCGAGGCGGTGCTGTGGGATTGCGGCCAGCTCGCCGTGGCGCTGCGCCTGCTCGCCGATACCGCGCCGCTGGTCGCCGCGCTCGACCGTTTCGCCCCGCTCTACCAGCAGGCGATGGCACGCCGGTTCTGCTGGCGCCTCGGCGTCGAACAGGGAGATCACGCAGCGGATGTCGCGCTGATCCAGGCCGCCGAAAAAGCCATGGCGGCCAGCGGAGAGGCCCCGGAAATGTTCTATTTCCGCCATCGCGGCGCACGCCCCGGCGGCAACGAGGCCTTTGACGCGCTGCTTGCCGGGCGCTGCCCCGCCGCCGCTGCCGACGACCCGTTCTGGCAGCAGGACGGCCCGCCCAGCACCCTCATCGACGAAGTCGAACGCGTCTGGTCGGCCATCGACGACAGCGACGACTGGACAGCGCTGCATACAAAAGTGGCCGCAATCCGCGAACTCGGCCGCCTGCTCGGCCCGGCGCCGAAGCCTGCCGGGCATGTTTCGTTAGGCTCCTCTTAG
- a CDS encoding tetratricopeptide repeat protein, with product MALPPSDSTTSNSASAQRHAAEQNVFLREVDDALRSDQMEGFFKRFGLPLLAAVLVGLAAFAGWLFWKHQQEQAVAANSEAMVQAIDALKSQNLDDAKKKLQPIADSGSDGSATSARLLLAGIALQQKKQGEALKLYAQVENDAKAPQPLRDLAAIRGVAANFDAMKPADVVAKLKPYAAPGNPWFGAAGELVGMAYIKMNKTDQAGPLFAAIAKDEQVEDGLRSRARQLAAVLGVDAVDDVVDENGEPLAKAKIVQRAGEAAPAPAGE from the coding sequence TTGGCCCTGCCTCCTTCCGATAGCACGACTTCCAATTCCGCTTCCGCTCAGCGCCACGCCGCCGAGCAGAACGTCTTCCTGCGCGAGGTCGACGACGCCCTGCGCAGCGACCAGATGGAGGGCTTTTTCAAGCGTTTCGGCCTGCCGCTGCTGGCGGCGGTACTGGTCGGCCTGGCCGCCTTTGCCGGCTGGCTGTTCTGGAAGCACCAGCAGGAGCAGGCCGTCGCGGCCAATTCCGAAGCCATGGTCCAGGCGATCGACGCGCTGAAGTCGCAGAATCTCGACGACGCGAAAAAGAAGCTCCAGCCGATCGCCGACAGCGGCTCGGACGGCAGCGCCACTTCGGCCAGGCTGCTGCTGGCGGGCATCGCGCTCCAGCAGAAGAAGCAGGGCGAGGCGCTCAAGCTCTATGCCCAGGTCGAGAACGACGCCAAGGCGCCGCAGCCGCTGCGTGACCTTGCCGCGATTCGCGGTGTCGCGGCCAATTTCGACGCGATGAAGCCCGCAGACGTGGTGGCCAAGCTCAAGCCTTATGCCGCCCCGGGCAATCCCTGGTTCGGTGCTGCCGGCGAACTGGTCGGCATGGCCTATATCAAGATGAACAAGACCGATCAGGCGGGACCGCTGTTCGCCGCGATCGCCAAGGACGAACAGGTCGAGGACGGGCTGCGCAGCCGTGCGCGCCAGCTGGCCGCGGTGCTGGGCGTCGATGCCGTCGACGATGTCGTCGACGAGAACGGCGAGCCGCTCGCCAAGGCCAAGATCGTGCAGCGGGCGGGCGAAGCCGCCCCCGCGCCTGCCGGAGAATGA
- a CDS encoding GNAT family N-acetyltransferase produces the protein MFVRTERLFLRPGWPEDLDELVTAISEAISRETADSRIGDATLPRTAKAIRDYLMRARDPRLPHFFVYLRAPDGAKLVGGIGLGRFDGEVEMGYWIAPPYRGQGYAREAVRALLDQARALGHRRVMASYFEGDGPGSAGSGAIPAARSVLEATGFCDSGEVRERFSPVQGSPMLARIFVAELGGNASLRLVASRRTGLAAGMPGARLLN, from the coding sequence ATGTTCGTCCGCACGGAGAGGCTTTTCCTGAGGCCGGGCTGGCCTGAGGATCTAGATGAACTTGTCACTGCGATTTCGGAAGCGATCTCGCGGGAGACGGCGGATAGCCGAATCGGCGACGCGACCCTGCCGCGTACGGCCAAGGCGATCCGCGATTACCTGATGCGTGCCCGGGATCCGCGGCTGCCGCACTTCTTTGTCTACTTGCGCGCGCCGGACGGGGCGAAGCTGGTCGGCGGGATCGGCCTTGGCCGGTTCGATGGCGAAGTGGAGATGGGATACTGGATCGCGCCGCCCTACCGGGGCCAGGGTTACGCGCGCGAAGCGGTGCGCGCACTGCTCGATCAGGCACGGGCCTTGGGGCACCGGCGGGTCATGGCCAGCTATTTCGAGGGCGACGGGCCAGGCTCTGCAGGCAGCGGCGCCATTCCGGCTGCCCGCAGCGTGCTGGAGGCTACCGGCTTTTGTGACAGCGGCGAGGTGCGGGAACGGTTCAGCCCGGTGCAGGGTTCGCCGATGCTGGCGCGGATCTTCGTGGCCGAACTGGGCGGCAACGCCAGCCTGCGACTGGTCGCCTCGCGGCGGACGGGGCTCGCCGCGGGCATGCCGGGCGCGCGTTTGCTCAACTGA
- a CDS encoding HPP family protein has protein sequence MAQGSIITSPTGGKRRLGPYRGALGALFGIAAAGALTRLLQSGYDPALPFLVAPLGASAVLVFAVPASPLAQPWPVLGGNLISALVGLVLGHLLGDPWLAGSLAVAGAIAVMTLTRSLHPPGGACALLCALGATGTPAWGWAHLLPIAVNVVTLCVIGWIYNNATDHPWPHRAPPVTHQPGEPYRREDIDILLAEWEETLDVEAEDLDAFVQELLKRGRASA, from the coding sequence ATGGCGCAAGGCAGCATCATCACCAGCCCCACGGGCGGCAAACGCAGGCTCGGCCCTTACCGCGGCGCCTTGGGGGCCCTTTTCGGCATCGCCGCCGCCGGGGCGCTGACGCGGCTGCTGCAAAGTGGCTACGATCCGGCGCTGCCGTTCCTCGTCGCGCCGCTGGGCGCCTCCGCGGTGCTGGTTTTTGCGGTGCCGGCCAGTCCGCTGGCGCAGCCCTGGCCGGTATTGGGCGGAAACCTGATCTCGGCCTTGGTCGGACTGGTCTTGGGGCATCTCCTCGGCGATCCGTGGCTGGCGGGTAGCCTGGCCGTTGCCGGCGCCATCGCGGTGATGACGCTGACCCGCAGTTTGCATCCGCCGGGCGGTGCCTGCGCGCTGCTCTGCGCGCTCGGCGCGACGGGGACACCGGCCTGGGGCTGGGCGCATCTGCTGCCGATCGCGGTCAACGTGGTGACGCTTTGCGTGATCGGCTGGATCTACAACAACGCCACCGACCATCCCTGGCCGCACCGCGCGCCGCCGGTCACGCACCAGCCCGGCGAGCCCTACAGGCGCGAGGATATCGACATATTGCTCGCCGAGTGGGAGGAAACGCTCGATGTCGAGGCCGAGGATCTCGACGCATTTGTGCAGGAATTGCTGAAGCGAGGCCGGGCCTCGGCGTGA
- a CDS encoding GNAT family N-acetyltransferase, translated as MFIRSERLFLRPGWPEDSAELLALIADKSVVRNLARAPWPYTADDARRFLEAPQDRLLPRFLITQPGAEGARLLGCVGLAEIEGEVSLGYWIARDQWGQGFASEAVGAVLVLARSIGHRRIVASHFVDNPGSGRVLEKAGFERTGRIVERFSAGRGIAFPAREYALEFGEPCDCDDGGNGDGDGKAGISASRMSLPGMSARRRAA; from the coding sequence ATGTTCATTCGCAGCGAACGCCTGTTCCTGCGGCCTGGCTGGCCCGAGGACAGCGCCGAGCTTCTGGCATTGATCGCCGACAAGTCCGTCGTGCGCAACCTTGCCCGCGCACCCTGGCCTTATACCGCTGACGATGCGCGCCGTTTCCTCGAGGCACCGCAGGATCGCCTGCTGCCGCGTTTCCTGATCACCCAGCCCGGTGCCGAGGGTGCGCGGCTGCTCGGCTGCGTCGGTCTCGCCGAAATCGAGGGTGAGGTCAGCCTCGGTTACTGGATCGCACGCGACCAGTGGGGGCAGGGTTTTGCCAGCGAGGCGGTAGGCGCGGTGCTTGTGCTGGCCCGCTCGATCGGTCATCGCCGCATCGTCGCCAGCCACTTCGTCGACAACCCGGGTTCGGGCCGCGTGCTCGAAAAGGCCGGTTTCGAGCGCACCGGACGAATCGTCGAACGGTTCAGCGCGGGGCGCGGCATAGCCTTCCCCGCGCGCGAATATGCGCTGGAGTTCGGTGAGCCCTGCGACTGTGACGACGGTGGCAATGGGGACGGTGACGGCAAGGCCGGCATTTCGGCTTCGCGAATGTCGCTGCCGGGCATGAGCGCGCGCCGGCGCGCAGCCTGA
- a CDS encoding folate-binding protein YgfZ, producing MTASRLFDRAVIRLSPRADSQEDVADFLQGLVTADVKAQLPTWAALLTPQGKALFDFIVWPSGNDLLIDCEAEHADALVKRLSMYRLRRAIDIAREERLSVHWRPHLGDGAAPDPRLSALGERWVGRIDEMDPAEHEAGADSAWRLHRLRIGVPEGRAELGEGETLWLECNAVELNGVSFTKGCYVGQENTARMNWRQKVNRRLVVVPLARSDEKRRRAAYPELGLAVDHLRVEDIDAALAPHWLPLATDEE from the coding sequence ATGACCGCCAGCCGCCTGTTCGACCGCGCCGTGATCCGGCTTTCCCCCCGTGCCGATTCGCAAGAAGACGTTGCCGACTTCCTTCAGGGGCTGGTGACCGCCGACGTGAAGGCGCAGCTTCCCACCTGGGCGGCGCTGCTCACCCCGCAAGGCAAGGCACTGTTCGATTTCATCGTCTGGCCCTCGGGCAATGACCTGCTGATCGACTGCGAGGCCGAACATGCCGACGCGCTGGTCAAGCGCCTGTCGATGTACCGTCTGCGCCGCGCCATCGACATCGCCCGCGAGGAACGCCTCTCGGTCCACTGGCGCCCGCACCTGGGCGACGGCGCCGCTCCCGATCCGCGTCTTTCCGCGCTGGGCGAACGCTGGGTCGGCCGGATCGACGAGATGGACCCGGCCGAACACGAAGCCGGCGCGGATTCGGCCTGGCGGCTGCATAGGCTGCGCATCGGCGTGCCCGAAGGCCGCGCAGAACTGGGCGAGGGCGAGACGCTCTGGCTCGAATGCAATGCCGTCGAACTGAACGGGGTCAGCTTCACCAAGGGCTGCTACGTCGGCCAGGAAAACACCGCGCGGATGAACTGGCGCCAGAAGGTCAACCGCCGCCTGGTCGTGGTGCCGCTGGCCCGCTCGGACGAGAAGCGCCGCCGCGCCGCCTATCCCGAACTCGGCCTTGCAGTGGACCACCTGCGGGTAGAGGACATCGACGCAGCGCTTGCCCCCCATTGGCTGCCGCTCGCCACCGACGAGGAATGA
- the rarD gene encoding EamA family transporter RarD: MPNTLPRRSGGLAQALGAYFVWCLFPLYFAALHEVSAFEVVAWRILFTLPFCLLTIAVLKQGTELRAALTTPRILGALALSGLLIGINWSIYVIAVASGHILAASLGYYINPLVNVLAATIFLREKLSRLQWLAMALAAIGVAMLAKGAVDTLWISLSLALSFAGYGLTRKLAPVTALPGLTVETLVLLIPAIGVLAWQVASGAGLAMGSSLRIDLLLACAGPITGVPLLLFASAARKLDFSLLGFIQFITPTGVFLMGLIAFHEPFQSSQLLCFLFIWTAIAIFCWDLLRRRRTAATA; this comes from the coding sequence ATGCCGAATACCCTACCGCGTCGCTCCGGCGGTCTTGCGCAGGCGCTGGGCGCCTACTTCGTCTGGTGCCTGTTCCCGCTCTATTTCGCGGCGCTGCACGAGGTTTCGGCCTTCGAGGTGGTGGCCTGGCGCATCCTGTTCACGCTCCCGTTCTGCCTGCTGACGATCGCGGTGCTGAAACAGGGTACGGAACTGCGCGCGGCACTGACCACCCCGCGCATCCTCGGCGCGCTGGCACTGAGCGGCCTGCTGATCGGCATCAACTGGTCTATCTACGTGATCGCGGTTGCCAGCGGTCACATTCTGGCAGCCAGCCTCGGCTACTACATCAATCCGCTGGTCAACGTGCTGGCCGCCACCATCTTCCTGCGCGAGAAGCTGTCGCGCCTGCAGTGGCTGGCGATGGCGCTGGCGGCGATCGGCGTCGCGATGCTGGCGAAGGGGGCGGTCGACACCTTGTGGATCAGCCTGAGCCTGGCGCTCAGCTTCGCGGGCTACGGCCTCACCCGCAAGCTGGCCCCCGTCACGGCCCTGCCCGGCCTGACCGTGGAGACTCTGGTCCTGCTGATCCCGGCCATCGGCGTGCTCGCCTGGCAGGTGGCAAGCGGGGCGGGCCTTGCGATGGGCTCATCGCTGCGCATCGATCTGCTGCTGGCCTGCGCCGGCCCGATCACCGGCGTCCCGCTGCTGCTGTTCGCCTCGGCCGCGCGCAAGCTGGACTTCTCGCTGCTGGGCTTCATCCAGTTCATCACGCCCACCGGTGTGTTCCTGATGGGCCTGATCGCGTTCCACGAGCCATTCCAGTCCTCGCAGTTGCTGTGCTTCCTGTTCATCTGGACCGCCATCGCGATCTTCTGCTGGGACCTGCTGCGCCGCCGCCGGACTGCGGCGACGGCCTGA